One part of the Drosophila sechellia strain sech25 unplaced genomic scaffold, ASM438219v1 U_207, whole genome shotgun sequence genome encodes these proteins:
- the LOC116802717 gene encoding uncharacterized protein LOC116802717 — MLPSLRRLHAPLLLRFQTVATGRLTAHGCHVAGDAHVQARCRLLPNQSRQSLWTHTANRYLIAKGPILGFTRPGIGRRSRCRYRCCYYCLWRETTPRAEASFPHRAGFANAGTELGAESVTLESDLQKSGTSAPSFRASRSGGCGQRTVQLTAWSLPPLLLALLLLLLLPWLDRQCGVHYSSRWIIRSRRVADPSVGKERWIFNHARRVI, encoded by the exons ATGTTGCCATCACTCCGGAGATTGCATGCGCCGCTGTTGCTGCGTTTCCAGACTGTTGCCACCGGGAGATTGACTGCGCATGGCTGCCATGTTGCTGGTGACGCCCATGTCCAGGCCCGCTGCCGTCTCCTGCCCAATCAATCCAGGCAGTCCCTATGGACGCATACCGCCAATCGGTATCTCATCGCCAAAGGACCGATACTGGGATTTACTCGGCCAGGCATTGGCCGCCGATCCCGTTGCCGCTACCGTTGCTGCTACTACTGCCTCTGGAGAGAGACAACGCCACGAGCTGAAGCATCCTTTCCTCACAGAGCCGGATTTGCAAACGCCGGCACTGAGCTCGGAGCTGAGAGCGTCACATTGGAGTCGGATCTTCAGAAATCAGGAACTTCAGCTCCCTCTTTCAGGGCCTCCAGGAgtggtgggtgtggccagcGAACCGTTCAGCTCACCGCTTGGTCTCTGCCGCCACTGTTGCTGgccttgctgctgttgttgttgctgccttg GTTGGACCGCCAGTGTGGCGTCCATTACAGCAGCAGATGGATCATCAGGAGCCGTAGAGTCGCAGATCCCTCGGTCGGAAAGGAGAGATGGATCTTCAATCATGCCAGGAGAGTCATTTAA